From Zea mays cultivar B73 chromosome 3, Zm-B73-REFERENCE-NAM-5.0, whole genome shotgun sequence:
tactaagacttagaaacataccttagctcttgatttgcactttgttcatccatgggcatagattcacatttaagcacttgtgttggcactcaatcaccaaaatacttagaaatggcccaaaggcacatttccctttcagtaggtcctggccgaagccctttgatcatggcctcaatgacaatttcattgggcgttgtaggcgcttgtgctctcagacgcaggaaccttcggacatacgcctgaaggtactcttcgcggtcttgggtgcactggaacaaagcctgagcagtgactggcttcgtctgaaatccttggaagctggtgattagcatatccttaagcttcggccatgatgtgattgtccctggccggagagaagagtgccaagtttgtgcgacacttttgactgccatgacgaaggattttgccatgactacagtgttgcccccatatgaagatatggttgcctcgtatctcattaggaactgcttcgggtctgagtgcccatcatacataggaagatggggtggcttgtatgatgggggccatggggtagcctgcaactctgctcctagaggagaagcatcatcaaaagcaaaattaccatgatggaaatcatcgtaccattcatcatcgttgtGCGAATTGTCTTGACAAAGCTCTCTGtattgaggccttcggtcttggtcatcttgggtgagatgacgcatttcttcagcggcctcatcaatcttcctctaaagatcggcgagacgaagcaagcatcttttctttcttcttctgaacctgttgatgaatggcttcaaggtccctgatttcttagtccaactcctcctcgggtgttggactggtagccttacttttctggctcctagcttcgcgtaaTGTTTCTTGATTAACATCtagcggctgcagtgcagcccctggccctgatgacttcttcggcggcatgacgaaggtcaaagctTGCCGCAGGTGgtcaagtgagttcaccggaggtgggcaccaatgttggtcacttgttctcaaattctatgaatcaaaaacaaggcaacacaaatattaatggttaaagacctttgtccttcgaagcattatatcccttaggatataatgatctttagacgaaggtcatgaaggacataccttcatcatttcgatATGTAAGTATAAATAGAAACATATGAAGCACATAAAGAGTACAAGTAATAATATTGAATCATCAAATTATTCATATtaacattatataatcatgaacaaacattgatAATATcaagttacatttgtaccttcggcttgacagaaggtaaaaatccgagaatgacgtgcgagtgattacaagtcaacgtgaacagtacgatgttactgttcatctatttataggcatagaacGGAGCCTGgggaaaattacattcatgtccctaacaTTTACTATTAGCCAAAAGGTAAGTTGTCAAGGACTAAAccgtcttttctcctttaggtcggtttcattcttcACCATTGTCCTTGTGCTAAGCTgaagcttctccatccacagcttcggaactggttcatccttcttccagatcgcgcctttcataccatgtacaccttcatctcaaagccgaagctacctatgacagtatattatactggaaagcatgttagtcgtgttttgaggaccttcggaagacgaaggcccccaacaggtcccCTTCTATCATCACGTACGGTCTAGAACTTGCATGCATCCTTCTGATATAAGCTTCATCGTCCAAATGgtgattgccttggaggaaagatattatttctgtcctccaatcttcactgtgtgTTGGTGATATTGCGAGCACAGCTATTTCTATGAGGTATACTGAAGGTGCTCAAAGGATTTCAAAAAACACCTCTGGTGGAAAAGTTAGACCCTGTGTTTTCGATTTGGCCAACAGATATACTTATTCATTATCTCCTCTTGGGATATTCATTACTGAAaaaccttcaaaggaagcttccatCCTTTGAACTATGTTGAGATATTTTTCTAGCTTTAGATCTCTTGGTCTACTACTTTTGTCAACATGCCCTTTaattacttgggaatcaaactttaaAATTGCCCTTCTTTTTCCCATGGCCTTAAGTTTTTGAAGCATTAACAACACTGCTTCATACTCTTTAATGTTATTTGTACATTGAAACTCTAGTTTAGCTGCATAAGAAGTTTTCATTTTCGATGGTGAGCTCAAAACTAAGCAGCACCTACGCTGAAGGTACCCCATGATCCATCACAAAAGACTCCATACTTCTTTGTCCGGTGCCCGTGCTTCgttctgagcccctggcgtctaatcggcaatgaaatctgctaatgcctgagaTTGTATTGATGATCGATGTACGAAGTCAATGATGAATTAATTGAGCTCTGCGacccactttccaattcttctATTGCTTCCTTGTTCCTTATGATGTCTTTCAAAGTTtgagacgaaggaacaattatgtggtgtgagtgaaagtaatgtcgaagctttttgaaagccgtgagtactgcatataatacttTTTCTATCTCTATGTAATTTTTTCTTGGATGAGCTTAGGACTTCTAAGACAAAATAAACTGGTACTTGCTTCTTCATTTGGCTTTCTAGCTTTTCTTAGACCAACGCTGCACTGATGGCGGAATGAGAGGCAGATATGTATAGAAGAAGTGtggccctggcgaaggtggagacaGAGTTGTCAAATGTATGAGATATTGTTTCAGATCCTCAAAAGCCTTTTGCAGAGCTGGTCTCCATTAAaatacttcggctgactttaataCTTCGAAGAATGACAGATTTCTCCCTGTGGACCTTGAGATGAATCCATTTAGTGATGCAAGTCTGTCTGTCAACCTCTGGGCACCCTTTCTGGACTTTGGCGGGTCCATCCAAAGTATTGCTTCTATCTtgtttgggttagcttcgattcacTTAGTTGATAGAAAGCAgccaaggaattttcccttcttcactccgaagatgcATTTTTTGGATTTAATTTAAGGCCTGCTTTTctgaagttagcaaatgtttctagCATGTCTGCGATGTGGTCTTCTTGATTCGTACTTctaactatgatgtcatcaacacagGTCAGAACACCTCTGCCAGTTTGGGTACTTAGCACTTTTGATgtgattctactgaagcttcttaCTTTGTATTAGCATCTCCCTCCTTGAGCCAACTAATCTAGGATTTGAATCGGACAATTGTGCGCTTAAGGGACGCAAGAGCCAGAGCATGCTTTTTATGATTGTTCTTTGGCCAATGTTGTGTAGCTGTCAACATCCAGTCATAAAAGGAAACTTGAAGGGATGAAATATAATTAAAAAATTAGCCTAGATTATGAGTGCATACAAATAGCTATGCACATGCTTGAATGCTTGAACCTTGATTTATTAATTGATGTTAGGTTTAAATTCTAATCTATCCAAACTTGAGACTAAAAGAATTCATTGTTATTATTGATAATACAATCCATATTTTTTGTCTACATCACATAGGCAAGAAACAAAAAAAATTACAATTACAAAGCCGTAAGAAAAATTACCCATTTTTTACCAATATCACACTATCAATAAAATACTTTTCTTATCGGTGGCGTCTAATTTTCCTATGGGTTGAAGAAAAAAATTCAAATAAAATAATTCATTTATGGAGAGAGTAAGCCATGTCTATGGCTCAATTTCTTATAATTACCAGACAAATTATTTTTCTAGCTACTGGCGCACTAGGTCAAAAGTCACATCCTTGACCAATGACTAATATCCATGCAACTTCCATTCATAATTCCATTTAGTTTGGAGTTGGCTGCAACATGTAACCAGGGCCGACTCTGGGTTTCGAAGGGTCCTAGGTCAATCTCAATGTTTGGGCCCTTATTTTTTATTTTGTATCGTCAATGATTAtagtaaaatagaataaaatacgAAAAGTTAAACAATGTTAAATCTATACTTATTATCTCAAGTGAGAATAAAAATTAGAGTATTaaacatttatatatatatatttctaatGCCTCAAAATAAATAACTTTATCTAGTATTTCTTGAAGCAAAATTTGTGAGAATATTGTTCAAATCAATGTTTTCCGATATATCCTTCTAGATAGAACATGTAGCTAAGCTAGATTCAACTTCGATAAAGTTCTTTTAGTTGAGGCTATGGTCTCTCTTTCATTTATGGGAACGTATCATGTGCAACCAAGACACAAGGATGGAGGTGAGAGGGTCTTCTTAAAAATAGCATTCTTCAAAAAACCCACCCACCTCTCCCTAGATATTTTTAAAAATACCATCCTACCTCCATCCTTGTGCCTTGGTTGCACTAGTTGCACCAATTGGTTCATTTGCACCTGATACTTTCCCTTCTTTTATTCCTCTTTTGGGCACCAAATAAGTGCTTCTAAGGTAACCTTGCAGAACTAAGTTCATACAGAAAAGTTAATACCAACAAATACTACTATACCAATATACAGATGATGCATGATACTTAATCAGGGATGCATATATACATATACCTTCAGGACAAGAATGTCAAATATGCTAGTTTTGTATTAGGATTTTCCAAGTGAAGATTTTATTTGAGTTTCATCTTCATTAAATAGCTCGACATATAAGCAAATTTGATGACATGACAAGAATTTAATGAGAAGAGAGATAGAGGGATGAAACTCATGATACTTGATTTTATAGGCAAAACTGATATGGTATTTTTAGAAACTGTGTAATAAAATTCTATATCGAGAAGGCCCCCTTAGTTCTTGGGCCCTAGGCGGTCACCCAACCTGCCTAGGGACAGAGCCGGCCCTACATGTAAGGACGACGACATTCCCATACATGATGAGAACGACAACATCTAAAGTTTTGTGGAGAGGCACAAAATTGGTTGCCTCCAATAACGGTGAGACCAACAATGTTGTAGGGCTACCAGTGGTCACTAGGCCAGGGAATGGGTCATAATCCGATCCTAACCCCACTTCAATCCTAGAATACTAAGGAGTAAATCCAGCCCTACTTGAATCCAAACTAATTTGATACAGCTCAATCCAAACTGATTTTAAAGCCTTTGCCACCCAACCCTGCCCTGATCCTTTCAAAATCCATGGCAATATTACATTAGCAATCCAAGGGCCCCCACAAACATGCAAGCACCACCACTAGCTTATTGAATTAGTATAATCCATGGGCTCACACATACATGGCCACACATTGCAGAACACAAGTCTACCAAAAAACTATTTACATCCATCTGTCTCAAAATGCACATCATAAGCATATATATCAGTCCCGGAACTGACAGCAAACATCAATTTAGAGACGGTTTTCACAATGAACTGTCAAATTTATAGGTATACACAGAACTATCCAATTTAGCGGGTTTTCACAATGAACTGTCAAATTTACCTTCCTATAAACTGTCCAATTTAGAGCCTCCTCCGTGGATCCACCTTAGTCAGCTGCCCGTTGACGATCTGCCTCCTCCTCCGGTGGGTAGAGCTGGACCGATCGATCCGGGCATGCGTCAAGGAGAGAGCTGAAGATTTGGACTTTCGGACGGAGCTCGCTACTGATAAGTACGCGGAGAGAGATGCTCTGAGTAAACCTTGAATGTGCACAGGAATTCTAAATTAGTGCCCGTTGAATGTGAACGCTACTAATCCAATTATTTATAAAATCTGAATTACTGCACTGTTGCAGTCTTGCTGCTCCAACAGTGAAAATGTTTCTAAAGAGATGAAACTTTGGATCTTCACACTTTCTAAATGAAATCTCTGCGCTAAGGAAGTACTTGGCTATTAGACCTCGAAAGACTACAGGGTCAAAAACATGAGCCTCATCAGGTTTTGTTTTTTGGGTCGCTAAGAACCTTTGTCTCTCTTCTTGTGAAATTGCATGGCAATACGTAGAAATGTGCCTATTCAGATGAGTTGTACCTTTACCCGCAACAGAAGATAAGTGGGCCTTACAGTATTTGCAGATCGCCTTCTCTTTCCCATCTACTAGCTCTGAATCAACATAATCCCAAACTTTAGCCCTTCTTTTTGTTGATCTGCTTGACTGATCAGTTGAGATAACATCATCCATTTCTGGAGCTGATGAAACCCTCTCCATGGCTAGACTGCAAGATCACCAAAAGAAAATCGTTACACAAGTTATAAGTGAGGCACACGCCTAGGAATATGGCCTAAAAAATCACAACCAATTTATGACTTATTACTGGCGTACTTAACAGTTTAAATCACCATATGAAAAGAGTTGTAGTCAGAACGTGCAAACAAATCTCAGCAATTGAATCGTGAAATACATACAAGGCTATGAGTTATAGTTCTATTATTTATACACTACCAAATAATATTTCTAAGTAGCCTTTTTTTGTCTTCTCAACGGACCTGGGATTGAGCAAACTAATACTATTTTCTATAATCTGATCAGACATAAGAGATAGATTGACTGTCACTGTACGACATCATAGCTGTATTCTTTTGTGGAGTTGAGGCGGTAGAATAGGAGCTAGCGAAGAATTCAGCAATTAAGCCGGATCTGCACTGCAACTGCAAGAAATGATAGGGCACAGAGCAGATCAATCTACAATGCTGAGCAATGGTTGTGCAAGGTTAAGCAAATAGCAGGCACACATCCTTGCTCGATATCCTCGCTCGACAATGCTAGACTTGTTACTGGAAGCCCCTGCACGAGGAAGGGAAGCCAAGGCTCGTGACTCATGAGGAAGGGAAGCGGGTGTTTACTTGGAGAGACGAGGGCGCGAGGCGGTCAGGAGAAGCCCCTGCACGGAATGCAGATCCGGAGCGGGGCCGCCGGCGCCGGAATCCGCAACGATTCCGGTGAGGGTGTTGGATCTAGCGCGTGGCTCCGATCGCCGCAGGGGAGGTGTCGATGGCGTGCGTCGCTTGCAGGATGAAGCGACAGGGCGTGCTGCAGGCGCCGGCGGGGCCCCTCGGCGCTCACTACCGCTCTTCGGACGACCAATAGGAAGACGCTACAGCTTACAGGAACCACGGGTTGTGCCTTCTCACATGATCCATGGGCTGTGCCCTTCACATGATCCAGGCACACGATTGGGCCAGATTTGATAATCGATCCGTGTTGGCCCTTTAATGAAATGGCTTGATCCAACTCTACCCTAATCAACAGTGATCCAAAAAAGATCCAAAATTATTAGACCATGAATTTGGAGGCCCTTTATACCCATGAGTTTTTATGGCCCATTCCCAGGCCTAGTGGTCACCTGGCTCCGACATATGGAGCCAATTATTCAGTGGCCAAGAGCAAAGATCGCTTGGGCATGCATGCATGCTCAACCTCACTGTCGCATGCACTGTTACATAGAAAGCTCTCTCGATTAATCGCTAGCCCGACCAGCCTAATATAATTACGACCCCTGCCTACTCATTCATCGCATCACAGTACCATTCATCGGTCAAAGACAAAAGATGACTGTTGTGAGCATCATGTGGTCTTTAGTGCAGGTGCAGGTGCTGGCGGCGATGGCACTAGCATTTCTGGTAGGCGGTGCCTGGTGTGGTCCTCCCAAGGTTCCCCCGGGTAAGAACATCACAGCCAACTATGGTAGTGATTGGCTAGATGCCAAGGCAACATGGTATGGCAAGCCAACAGGTGCCGGCCCGGACGACAATGGTGGCGGATGTGGGTACAAGGACGTGAACAAGGCCCCTTTCAACAGCATGGGCGCATGTGGCAACGTCCCCATCTTCAAGGATGGTCTAGGTTGTGGATCCTGCTTCGAGATCAAGTGCGACAAGCCAGCGGAGTGCTCTGGCAAGCCCGTGGTGGTGTACATTACAGACATGAACTACGAGCCCATTGCGGCGTACCACTTCGACCTAGCAGGCACGGCGTTCGGTGCCATGGCCAAGAAGGGCGAGGAGGAGAAGTTGCGCAAGGCGGGCATCATCGACATGCAATTTCGAAGGGTCAAGTGCAAGTATGGATCTAAGGTCACCTTCCATTTGGAGAAGGGATGCAACCCCAACTACCTGGCCCTGTTGGTCAAGTACGTTGATGGAGATGGTGACATTGTGGCGGTGGACATCAAGGAGAAGGGCTCTGACACCTACGAGCCTCTGAAGCACTCTTGGGGCGCCATCTGGAGGAAGGATAGCGACAAGCCGATCAAGGGACCCATCACCGTCCGACTCACCACCGAGGGAGGCACTAAGACTGTCTACGACGACGTCATCCCCGCCGAATGGAAGCCCAACACTGCCTACACCACTTGATAgaccttttttatttttttattcaaTAAAAGGATATAAGGTGCGTGACAACAACACAAATATTGTATTATCTATGTATCTCCTATGCAATCCCAATTTTATCATGGACACATTTTAAAATGAATACATATTTTTAATGAATAATCGAAATATATGATACATATGTATCAATTCTAGATGTATGACCATCGTTAACGGTGGTAAGGTGTCTATTCATACTACAAAATGTAGGCTTTCTACTGTAAAATGTAGTGCCTAAGTCAAGGTGTGCATCTGTTTGGAGTAAAACTGGCATGCCTTACATATTTTCACTAGCTTTGTGGCATCCTCGAGGGCTGTAGGCTAGTAGAAGTGTGACGATACCACCCAATCTAGAAGAGCAAGAGTACCAAAAACATTTGCTTCCACAGTTGTCTAAACATACTTGAGCCCATATAGACCCGGTAGAACGCCGAGCATCCCAAAGGAACTCAGTAAATCAACTCACAACCAAGATCGGAGATTAAGGAAATACACAATCACATACTAGAGTTTTTGGCAGTGGGAATAATATTACAATAAGTTTACAAATAAGAGATGGGAGTAAGTACAAAACTTGATTTCAAAGAATATAACTTTGTACAAGATAGACGTAACCACATTTTTGAAATACATGCTAGCTCAGTGACAATCTTCCAAAAACAACATGACGAGAACTATATAGAAGGTCGAGCCCACTGGCACTTAGCCAGCATCATCAGCATGTGATATCCAGGCCCCTATGAtgatgatatcctggcccaaggaataatagaattaatagagtatccatatcaacaaggtgcatcttctttttcggaagcctatctcaaaagaacctccaagttatgcatgcttggcttggagcaatttggggtgggtgaccgactgggaagttttctcgcgtgcacatgagtgaggacaaagtgcgcacaaaagactcgtgttggtctgtggggatgatatatgatcctagagagctactAGGAGTAAGCACCAATGgtacagggattggacggggtgctacaagtggtatcagagccgaccctctcggtttcacgggcgtgtgtgggttaggggttcagGTATATAGCGCATGGTGCATGTGGtctagagtggtcacatggcatggcatatgatgacactagatacatagacgtggctaagaggggaggttcctggattggggttgaccgatgaggacgttggtcttctaaggggggtggattgtgatatcctagcccctaggatggtgatatcctggcccaaggcttaatagaattaatagagtatccatatcaacaaggtgcatcttcttttttagaagcctatctcgaaagaacctccaagttaagcgtgctt
This genomic window contains:
- the LOC103650094 gene encoding expansin-B11-like; the protein is MASSQSMLFMIVLWPMLLPFIGQRQKMTVVSIMWSLVQVQVLAAMALAFLVGGAWCGPPKVPPGKNITANYGSDWLDAKATWYGKPTGAGPDDNGGGCGYKDVNKAPFNSMGACGNVPIFKDGLGCGSCFEIKCDKPAECSGKPVVVYITDMNYEPIAAYHFDLAGTAFGAMAKKGEEEKLRKAGIIDMQFRRVKCKYGSKVTFHLEKGCNPNYLALLVKYVDGDGDIVAVDIKEKGSDTYEPLKHSWGAIWRKDSDKPIKGPITVRLTTEGGTKTVYDDVIPAEWKPNTAYTT